One Flagellimonas sp. CMM7 genomic region harbors:
- the gyrA gene encoding DNA gyrase subunit A produces MAEGEKLIPINIEDEMKSAYIDYSMSVIVSRALPDVRDGLKPVHRRVLYGMHELGVRSNSAHKKSARIVGEVLGKYHPHGDTSVYDSMVRMAQEWSLRYMLVDGQGNFGSVDGDSPAAMRYTEARMRKIADDMLADIDKDTVDHQLNFDDSLKEPTVLPTRVPSLLVNGASGIAVGMATNMAPHNLCEVVDGTVAYIENNDIEIDELITHIKAPDFPTGGIIYGYDGVKEAFHTGRGRVVMRAKATFEEVQGRECIVVTEIPYQVNKADMIKKTADLVNDKKIEGISTIRDESDRKGMRIVYILKRDAIPNIVLNMLYKYTALQSSFSVNNIALVNGRPRLLNLKEIIHYFVEHRHEVVVRRTKFELKKAEDRAHILEGLIIASDNIDEVIKIIRASSNVDEARSTLMERFKLTEIQAKAIVEMRLRQLTGLEQDKLREEYDALLKTIEDLKDILDKKERRMQIIKDELQEIKDKYGDERRSEINFAGGDLSIEDMIPDEQVVITISHAGYIKRTPLTEYKTQNRGGVGQKASSTRNEDFLEHLFVGTNHQYMLFFTQKGKCFWMRVYEIPEGSRTSKGRAIQNLINIESEDKVKAFICTQDLKDEDYVNGHYVIMATKKGTVKKTSLEQYSRPRQNGINAITIREEDELLEAKLTTGTSQIFLGLKSGKAIRFEESKTRPMGRNASGVRGITLANADDEVIGMVSVHNFEDDILVVSENGYGKRSTIDDYRVTNRGGKGVKTISITDKTGGLVAIKNVSDTDDLMIINKSGIAIRMGVEDLRVMGRATQGVKLINLKDNDSIAAVAKVMKDEDAVEETDILDIEVNGEDGTAIDNNSDETKE; encoded by the coding sequence ATGGCGGAAGGAGAAAAGTTAATTCCTATCAACATTGAAGATGAGATGAAATCTGCCTACATTGATTATTCAATGTCGGTCATTGTGTCACGTGCCTTACCAGATGTAAGGGACGGACTTAAGCCCGTTCATAGAAGGGTGTTGTATGGTATGCACGAATTAGGTGTTAGATCCAATAGCGCCCATAAAAAATCTGCCCGTATTGTAGGGGAGGTATTGGGTAAGTATCACCCACACGGTGATACATCGGTCTATGACTCAATGGTGCGTATGGCACAAGAATGGAGTTTAAGGTATATGCTTGTTGATGGACAGGGAAACTTTGGTTCAGTGGATGGGGATAGTCCAGCAGCAATGCGTTATACGGAGGCAAGAATGCGTAAGATAGCTGATGATATGTTAGCGGATATTGATAAAGATACCGTTGACCATCAGTTAAATTTTGATGACTCCTTAAAGGAACCTACCGTTCTTCCCACTCGTGTTCCTAGCCTATTGGTTAATGGAGCATCTGGAATTGCAGTGGGTATGGCTACGAACATGGCACCCCATAACCTATGTGAAGTTGTGGATGGTACCGTGGCCTATATTGAAAATAACGATATTGAAATTGATGAGCTGATTACCCATATAAAAGCTCCAGATTTTCCTACAGGAGGTATCATATATGGTTACGATGGGGTTAAGGAAGCCTTTCATACCGGTAGAGGACGTGTTGTAATGCGAGCCAAGGCTACTTTTGAGGAAGTACAGGGCAGAGAATGCATTGTTGTGACAGAAATTCCATATCAGGTCAATAAGGCAGATATGATAAAAAAGACTGCCGATCTTGTCAATGACAAAAAGATTGAGGGAATTTCTACCATCCGTGATGAATCAGACAGAAAAGGTATGCGTATCGTTTACATTTTAAAACGTGACGCCATTCCTAACATAGTTCTGAACATGCTGTACAAATACACAGCATTGCAGTCATCTTTCAGTGTTAATAACATTGCCCTTGTTAACGGAAGGCCCAGACTGCTCAATCTTAAAGAAATTATCCACTATTTTGTTGAGCATAGGCACGAAGTTGTGGTTCGTAGAACCAAGTTCGAGCTTAAAAAAGCAGAAGACCGAGCACATATCCTAGAAGGGCTTATTATAGCCTCTGACAATATTGATGAGGTAATTAAGATAATCAGAGCATCTTCAAATGTTGATGAAGCGAGAAGTACTTTAATGGAGCGCTTCAAATTGACTGAAATTCAGGCCAAAGCTATTGTAGAAATGCGCTTGCGCCAGCTTACGGGACTGGAGCAGGATAAACTACGCGAGGAGTACGATGCGCTTTTGAAGACGATTGAAGACCTAAAGGATATCCTGGATAAGAAAGAGAGAAGAATGCAAATCATTAAAGATGAATTGCAAGAAATTAAGGATAAGTATGGGGATGAAAGAAGGTCGGAAATAAACTTTGCTGGCGGTGATTTAAGTATTGAAGATATGATTCCTGATGAACAGGTTGTCATAACGATTTCACATGCCGGTTACATTAAAAGAACACCTTTAACGGAATACAAGACACAGAATAGGGGTGGAGTAGGCCAAAAGGCTTCTTCCACAAGAAACGAGGATTTCTTGGAACATCTTTTTGTAGGTACGAACCATCAATACATGCTGTTCTTCACGCAAAAAGGGAAATGTTTCTGGATGCGTGTTTATGAAATACCTGAAGGAAGCAGAACTTCCAAAGGAAGAGCCATTCAGAATCTAATCAATATTGAAAGTGAGGATAAGGTCAAAGCCTTTATTTGTACTCAAGATTTAAAGGATGAAGATTATGTTAATGGTCATTACGTAATCATGGCCACCAAGAAAGGTACTGTTAAAAAGACTTCCTTGGAACAATATTCAAGACCACGTCAAAATGGTATCAATGCCATAACCATTAGGGAAGAAGATGAGTTACTTGAAGCTAAATTGACAACAGGTACAAGTCAAATTTTCTTAGGATTGAAATCAGGAAAGGCTATTCGTTTTGAAGAAAGTAAGACAAGACCTATGGGTAGAAATGCTTCAGGTGTGCGTGGAATTACCTTAGCCAATGCCGATGACGAGGTAATAGGCATGGTATCTGTACATAACTTTGAAGACGATATCTTAGTAGTTTCTGAAAATGGGTATGGAAAACGTTCCACAATAGATGACTACAGGGTAACCAATAGAGGAGGTAAGGGAGTCAAAACAATCTCAATTACTGATAAAACGGGAGGTCTTGTGGCTATTAAAAATGTTTCGGATACTGATGATTTGATGATCATAAATA
- a CDS encoding ATP-dependent Clp protease ATP-binding subunit, whose translation MDDNFSPRVKDVIAYSKEEALRLGHDFIGTEHLMLGLLRDGNGKAINILDALDVDLDHLRRKVEILSPANPNTGTIQKDKKNLHLTRQAERALKTTFLEAKLFQSSSINTAHLLLCILRNENDPTTKLLHKLKVDYDNVKEQFKSMITSDDDYLDTPHAESFPSDSDETGDSKESTFGSGSSQKGAKKSKTPVLDNFGRDLTKLAEENKLDPVVGREKEIERVSQILSRRKKNNPLLIGEPGVGKSAIAEGLALRIINKKVSRILYNKRVVTLDLASLVAGTKYRGQFEERMKAVMNELEKNDDIILFIDEIHTIVGAGGATGSLDASNMFKPALARGEIQCIGATTLDEYRQYIEKDGALERRFQKVIVEPTTVEETIEILMNIKGKYEDHHNVSYTDDAIKACVTLTNRYMTDRFLPDKAIDALDEAGSRVHIVNMDVPKQILELEGQLEDVRELKNSVVKKQKYEEAAKLRDDEKRLEKELASAQERWEEDSKLNRETVSEDNVADVVSMMSGIPVNRIAQTESNKLAELPELIKGFVIGQDEAVAKVAKAIQRNRAGLKDPNKPIGSFIFLGQTGVGKTQLAKILAKELFDSEDALIRIDMSEYMEKFAISRLVGAPPGYVGYEEGGQLTEKVRRKPYSVILLDEVEKAHPDVFNMLLQVLDDGFLTDSLGRKIDFRNTIIIMTSNIGARQLKDFGQGVGFGTAAKKAQADSHQKSVIESALKKAFAPEFLNRIDDVVVFNSLEREDIHKIIDIELDKLFGRIKDIGYNLSLTKKAKDYIAEKGFDKQYGARPLKRAIQKYIEDALAEEIVNSKLDEGDSIFMDLDEKKEELTIKIKKPEKTPKTEQ comes from the coding sequence ATGGACGATAATTTTTCCCCTAGAGTAAAAGACGTTATAGCTTATAGCAAAGAGGAAGCTCTTAGATTAGGGCATGATTTTATAGGAACCGAGCATTTAATGTTAGGGCTTTTAAGAGATGGAAATGGCAAAGCCATCAACATTTTGGACGCCCTAGATGTAGATTTGGATCATCTGAGAAGAAAGGTAGAGATTCTTAGTCCTGCCAATCCAAATACAGGAACAATACAAAAAGATAAAAAGAACCTGCATTTAACAAGACAGGCCGAGCGTGCCCTTAAGACTACTTTTCTTGAAGCCAAACTTTTTCAGAGTTCTTCAATTAACACGGCGCACCTTTTGCTTTGCATCCTTAGAAATGAAAACGATCCCACTACAAAACTGTTGCACAAGCTTAAAGTGGATTATGACAATGTAAAGGAGCAATTTAAATCTATGATTACCAGTGATGATGATTATTTAGATACACCACATGCCGAATCTTTTCCAAGTGACTCTGATGAGACTGGTGATTCTAAAGAAAGTACTTTTGGTTCTGGCTCATCGCAAAAAGGAGCAAAAAAGTCTAAAACACCTGTTTTAGACAACTTTGGTCGTGATTTGACCAAATTGGCAGAAGAAAATAAATTAGATCCTGTTGTTGGAAGAGAAAAAGAAATTGAGCGAGTATCCCAAATATTAAGTAGAAGAAAGAAAAACAATCCTCTGCTTATAGGTGAACCTGGTGTTGGTAAAAGTGCAATAGCTGAAGGACTGGCTTTGAGAATTATTAACAAAAAGGTTTCAAGAATTCTTTACAACAAGCGAGTTGTAACGTTGGATTTAGCCTCATTAGTAGCCGGCACAAAGTATCGTGGCCAGTTTGAGGAACGCATGAAGGCGGTTATGAACGAGTTGGAAAAGAATGACGATATCATTTTATTCATTGATGAAATACATACTATTGTAGGTGCTGGTGGCGCCACAGGAAGTTTAGATGCTTCAAATATGTTCAAACCTGCACTTGCCAGAGGTGAGATTCAATGTATAGGTGCAACCACCCTTGATGAATACCGTCAGTATATCGAGAAAGATGGTGCTCTTGAGAGGAGATTTCAAAAAGTAATTGTTGAACCCACAACAGTGGAGGAAACTATTGAAATTTTGATGAACATAAAAGGGAAGTATGAAGACCACCACAATGTATCTTACACAGATGATGCAATCAAAGCATGTGTTACGTTGACCAATCGCTATATGACAGATCGATTCTTGCCGGACAAAGCAATTGATGCTTTAGATGAGGCAGGTTCAAGAGTTCATATCGTAAACATGGATGTTCCAAAACAGATTTTGGAGCTTGAAGGACAATTGGAAGATGTTCGCGAACTGAAGAACAGTGTTGTTAAAAAACAGAAATACGAGGAAGCGGCTAAACTAAGAGATGATGAAAAACGATTGGAAAAGGAACTAGCTTCAGCTCAAGAAAGATGGGAAGAGGATAGTAAACTGAATCGTGAGACAGTTTCTGAAGATAACGTTGCTGATGTAGTTTCTATGATGAGCGGCATTCCTGTGAATAGAATTGCTCAAACTGAAAGTAATAAACTTGCTGAATTACCTGAATTAATCAAAGGCTTTGTAATTGGGCAAGATGAAGCAGTAGCGAAAGTAGCGAAAGCCATCCAACGTAATAGAGCTGGATTAAAAGATCCTAACAAGCCTATCGGTTCTTTTATTTTCTTGGGACAGACTGGAGTTGGGAAAACACAATTAGCAAAAATTCTTGCAAAAGAACTTTTTGATTCTGAAGATGCCCTTATCCGAATAGACATGAGCGAATACATGGAGAAATTCGCTATTTCTAGATTGGTAGGTGCGCCTCCGGGATATGTTGGTTATGAAGAAGGTGGACAATTAACAGAAAAAGTACGTCGCAAGCCGTATTCAGTAATTCTTTTGGATGAAGTTGAAAAAGCGCATCCAGATGTTTTCAATATGCTGTTACAAGTCTTAGATGATGGGTTTCTTACAGATAGCCTCGGAAGAAAGATTGATTTCAGAAACACTATCATCATCATGACATCCAACATTGGAGCACGTCAGTTGAAAGATTTTGGTCAAGGCGTTGGATTTGGAACTGCGGCCAAAAAGGCACAAGCAGATTCACATCAGAAAAGTGTTATTGAAAGTGCATTGAAAAAAGCATTCGCACCGGAGTTTTTAAATAGAATTGATGATGTTGTTGTCTTTAACTCATTAGAACGGGAAGACATTCATAAAATCATTGACATTGAACTTGATAAATTATTTGGCAGGATCAAGGATATAGGGTACAACCTAAGTCTTACTAAAAAGGCTAAGGATTATATTGCAGAGAAAGGATTTGACAAACAATATGGTGCAAGACCTTTAAAAAGAGCAATTCAGAAATACATTGAAGATGCTCTTGCTGAAGAAATTGTAAATTCCAAACTGGACGAAGGCGATAGTATTTTTATGGACTTGGATGAGAAAAAAGAAGAACTCACCATAAAAATTAAAAAACCTGAAAAAACGCCCAAAACGGAGCAATAA
- a CDS encoding STAS/SEC14 domain-containing protein, giving the protein MKIASNKKAIVVREYQLDIGSVQVFNNYMVSTFDEGATLTLERAYQIIGISEIHFRDKDFGYISLRKNSYAVDPTIYNYLRGMENLKAFAIVSKKEIDMHNFKIEKLFYKKNMEFFIEYDNALAWVKKRLKKK; this is encoded by the coding sequence ATGAAAATTGCTTCTAACAAGAAAGCTATTGTTGTACGTGAATACCAATTGGACATTGGAAGTGTTCAGGTTTTTAACAACTACATGGTTTCAACTTTTGACGAAGGTGCTACACTAACACTGGAGAGAGCTTATCAAATTATTGGAATTTCAGAGATACATTTTAGAGATAAAGACTTTGGCTACATAAGCCTTAGAAAAAATTCTTATGCTGTAGACCCTACTATCTACAATTACTTAAGAGGGATGGAAAACCTAAAGGCTTTCGCAATTGTTTCCAAGAAAGAAATTGACATGCACAATTTTAAAATAGAGAAACTCTTTTACAAAAAGAATATGGAGTTCTTTATAGAGTATGACAATGCATTGGCTTGGGTAAAAAAAAGACTCAAAAAAAAATAA
- a CDS encoding NAD(P)H-hydrate dehydratase: protein MKIFTASQIYEADKFTINKQQITSDALMERVATKLFEWMHSRLQGAQVKIHLFCGIGNNGGDGAALARHLHENGYAIEVYVVNYSEKRSKDFLINLDRLKERKLWPEFLDSDCSFPKINPNDIIVDAIFGIGLNRPPDVWVANLIKHLNSSSAFILSVDIPSGLPSNRNPWEGEHVVRASFVLSFQVPKLVFFLPETGVYQNQWEILDIGLDAEFLVNTEADYELIGRPEVLPMYRPRLKFSHKGTYGHSVIIGGSYGKIGAVQMASNACLSVGSGLVTAFVPECGYHSLQTAIPEIMVLTDDEDDSIGEINIPFVPAAIGIGMGMGTKDETSKAFGSFLKKVEIPIVIDADGLNILAKQPSLLKDVPKQSVLTPHPKELERLIGEWDNDFDKLKKAKAFSTKNECILVIKGAHSIVIYKDKGFVNTTGNPGMATAGTGDVLTGMITGLMAQGYSSLHAAVFGVYLHGLAGDIGVSADGYEALKASGIVENIGKAYMELLRPPNQENQEGA from the coding sequence ATGAAAATTTTTACCGCCAGTCAAATCTATGAAGCTGATAAATTCACAATAAATAAGCAGCAGATTACAAGTGATGCTCTTATGGAAAGAGTGGCTACCAAGCTATTTGAATGGATGCATTCAAGGTTACAAGGAGCTCAAGTTAAAATTCACTTGTTCTGCGGTATTGGGAATAATGGAGGAGATGGGGCGGCATTGGCCAGGCATCTTCATGAGAATGGATATGCAATTGAGGTTTATGTGGTCAATTATAGTGAAAAACGTTCTAAGGACTTTCTAATAAACCTTGATAGATTAAAGGAGCGAAAACTATGGCCAGAATTTTTAGATTCGGATTGTTCGTTTCCAAAGATAAACCCCAATGACATTATTGTAGATGCAATTTTTGGAATAGGATTAAATAGACCTCCAGATGTTTGGGTTGCCAATCTTATTAAACATTTAAACTCCTCTTCTGCGTTTATACTTTCAGTGGATATACCCTCAGGTTTGCCTTCAAACAGAAATCCATGGGAAGGAGAACATGTTGTTAGGGCTAGTTTTGTATTGAGCTTTCAGGTTCCTAAACTGGTATTTTTTCTCCCAGAAACAGGAGTTTACCAAAACCAATGGGAGATTCTGGATATTGGATTGGATGCTGAGTTTTTGGTTAATACCGAAGCAGATTATGAGTTGATAGGGAGACCAGAAGTCTTACCTATGTATAGACCGCGACTCAAATTTTCACATAAAGGTACTTACGGGCATTCTGTAATTATTGGGGGAAGCTATGGCAAAATTGGAGCTGTTCAAATGGCAAGTAACGCTTGTTTGTCTGTAGGTAGTGGTTTGGTTACTGCCTTTGTGCCTGAATGTGGATATCATTCTTTGCAGACTGCAATTCCAGAAATAATGGTCCTTACAGATGATGAGGACGATAGTATTGGTGAGATTAACATTCCATTTGTACCTGCTGCTATTGGGATAGGTATGGGGATGGGCACAAAAGATGAAACAAGCAAGGCTTTCGGCTCGTTTTTAAAGAAGGTTGAAATTCCTATAGTAATCGATGCAGACGGTCTAAACATTTTGGCAAAACAGCCTAGCTTGCTAAAAGATGTTCCCAAACAATCTGTTTTAACTCCTCATCCAAAGGAATTGGAACGTTTGATAGGGGAGTGGGACAATGATTTTGATAAACTGAAAAAGGCCAAAGCGTTTTCAACCAAAAACGAATGTATTTTAGTTATTAAAGGAGCACATAGCATTGTAATCTATAAGGACAAGGGATTTGTAAATACAACGGGAAATCCAGGTATGGCCACGGCAGGTACCGGCGATGTTTTGACAGGAATGATTACAGGTTTAATGGCCCAGGGATATTCTTCTTTACATGCAGCTGTTTTTGGCGTCTATTTGCATGGCCTGGCTGGTGATATTGGTGTATCTGCTGATGGATACGAAGCTTTAAAAGCTTCTGGTATTGTTGAAAATATTGGTAAGGCTTATATGGAACTATTAAGACCACCTAATCAAGAAAATCAGGAAGGAGCTTAG
- the thrA gene encoding bifunctional aspartate kinase/homoserine dehydrogenase I, translated as MKVLKFGGTSVANPENINRVKAIVQSNHTEKVAIVVSAFGGITDLLLNTSRLASNQDLAYKKGLTEIENRHIETIRELIPVQAQSTILSKMKSDLNVLETLLEGSFLIGELTPKLSDKIVSYGELLSSFIIGEFFKAEGLDAEFKDSRQLILTDETYGNANINVENTYNNCNTYFENANHQITVLPGFVSSSVSGNSTTLGRGGSDYTAAIIAAAQEADILEIWTDVSGMFTANPKLVKQAKCVSHISYEEAMELSHFGAKVLYPPTIQPVLSRGIPIVIKNTFKPEDEGTYISQNNNGNGKTVRGISHVDNISLLSLEGPGMIGVPGISKRFFETLSLKNVSVVLITQASSEHSICVGISDEDVEKAVEAVNIAFDYEIASNKIKPVLVEKDLAIVALVGDNMKSHQGLSGKMFSTLGKNNVNIRAIAQGASERNISAVITKTDVKKALNSLHEEFFEENIKQLNLFVMGVGNVGSKFLNQIRQQKKYLKDELKLNLRVIGISNSRTMTFDEDGISLKDWESTLKNGQKADKEAFFKTVKMLNYRNSVFVDNTASGQVSESYPDYLKNSISVVTCNKIACSSNYTFYKELKQLAKRYNSPFLFETNVGAGLPIIDTLKHLIASGDKVKKIQAVLSGSLNFVFNNFNDEVTFHDIVKQAQEEGYTEPDPTIDLSGVDVMRKILILARESGNQLDIEQIENDSFLPKESLETNSNEAFFESLKQNEAMFQKLFKEAKDVDSKLKYVAQFENGKAKVGLQKIPKGHDFYNLEGSDNIVLFYTERYPNQPLIIKGAGAGAEVTASGIFADIIRIGNF; from the coding sequence ATGAAAGTCTTAAAATTTGGTGGTACATCAGTGGCCAATCCAGAAAATATAAATCGAGTCAAAGCTATTGTCCAAAGTAACCATACGGAGAAAGTAGCCATTGTAGTATCCGCATTTGGAGGTATTACAGACTTACTGCTCAATACGTCTCGTTTGGCTTCAAATCAAGATTTGGCTTATAAAAAAGGTCTTACAGAAATCGAGAACAGACATATTGAAACAATTAGGGAGCTTATCCCTGTTCAAGCTCAAAGTACCATCTTAAGTAAAATGAAAAGTGACCTAAATGTCCTGGAAACCCTTTTGGAAGGCTCATTTTTAATTGGAGAGCTTACTCCAAAACTATCGGACAAAATAGTTAGTTATGGAGAATTACTCTCTTCTTTCATCATTGGTGAATTCTTTAAAGCTGAAGGTTTGGATGCAGAATTTAAGGATAGTAGACAGTTAATACTAACCGACGAAACGTATGGCAATGCAAATATCAATGTTGAAAACACTTATAATAATTGCAATACTTATTTTGAGAATGCCAATCATCAAATAACCGTACTTCCGGGGTTTGTTTCATCAAGTGTCTCTGGAAACTCCACAACGTTGGGAAGGGGCGGTTCAGACTATACCGCAGCAATTATAGCTGCAGCTCAAGAGGCGGACATTTTAGAAATATGGACAGATGTAAGTGGCATGTTCACAGCCAATCCTAAACTAGTAAAACAAGCTAAGTGTGTCTCCCATATTAGTTACGAAGAAGCAATGGAACTTTCACATTTTGGAGCTAAGGTCCTTTACCCACCAACAATCCAACCTGTCTTAAGTAGAGGAATCCCTATTGTCATCAAAAATACTTTTAAGCCTGAGGATGAAGGAACTTATATTTCCCAAAACAATAACGGAAATGGAAAAACAGTAAGAGGTATTAGTCACGTGGACAATATTAGTTTACTTTCTTTAGAAGGGCCAGGCATGATAGGTGTTCCCGGAATATCCAAACGTTTTTTTGAAACCTTATCCCTAAAAAACGTAAGTGTTGTCCTCATTACGCAGGCTTCTTCTGAGCATTCCATCTGTGTTGGTATTTCAGATGAGGATGTTGAAAAAGCGGTAGAAGCTGTCAACATTGCTTTTGATTATGAAATAGCCAGCAATAAAATAAAACCTGTTCTTGTTGAAAAAGACCTTGCCATTGTAGCCTTGGTTGGGGACAATATGAAAAGTCACCAAGGGTTGAGCGGTAAAATGTTCAGTACTCTAGGAAAGAACAATGTAAATATAAGAGCCATTGCTCAAGGCGCTTCTGAACGGAATATTTCCGCAGTAATTACAAAAACCGATGTAAAAAAAGCTCTTAACTCATTACACGAAGAGTTTTTTGAGGAAAATATAAAACAACTCAATCTCTTTGTAATGGGAGTAGGAAACGTTGGTTCCAAGTTCCTAAACCAAATAAGGCAACAGAAAAAATACTTAAAAGACGAACTTAAACTAAATCTGCGGGTCATTGGTATAAGTAATTCTAGAACCATGACCTTTGACGAAGATGGAATCTCATTAAAGGATTGGGAAAGTACTTTGAAAAATGGGCAAAAAGCAGATAAAGAAGCATTTTTTAAAACAGTAAAAATGCTAAATTATCGCAATAGTGTTTTTGTGGACAATACCGCAAGCGGTCAAGTTTCTGAAAGTTATCCTGACTACCTTAAAAATAGCATCTCCGTAGTCACTTGCAACAAAATTGCCTGTTCCTCAAATTATACTTTTTACAAAGAGTTGAAGCAATTGGCAAAGCGATACAATTCGCCATTTTTATTTGAGACCAATGTTGGTGCAGGGCTTCCAATTATTGATACCTTAAAACATCTTATCGCTTCTGGTGATAAAGTAAAAAAGATTCAAGCCGTATTGTCCGGAAGCTTAAATTTTGTGTTCAACAACTTTAATGATGAAGTTACTTTTCATGATATTGTTAAACAAGCACAAGAAGAAGGCTATACGGAGCCTGACCCCACTATTGATCTTAGTGGTGTAGATGTAATGCGAAAGATTTTAATCCTAGCGCGAGAAAGTGGAAATCAATTGGATATAGAACAAATAGAAAACGATTCCTTTCTACCAAAAGAAAGTTTGGAGACCAATTCAAATGAAGCTTTTTTCGAATCATTAAAGCAAAACGAGGCAATGTTTCAAAAACTGTTCAAAGAAGCTAAGGATGTTGATAGCAAACTTAAATATGTAGCGCAATTTGAAAATGGGAAAGCAAAGGTTGGGCTTCAAAAAATACCAAAAGGACATGATTTTTATAATCTAGAGGGCAGTGATAACATTGTGTTGTTTTATACAGAGCGATATCCAAATCAACCTCTAATTATTAAAGGTGCAGGTGCAGGTGCCGAAGTCACAGCTTCTGGTATCTTTGCTGATATCATACGAATCGGAAATTTCTAA
- a CDS encoding homoserine kinase has protein sequence MEEIKVFCPATIANVSCGFDVLGLALDSVGDEMIVRKTSEKGITITKILGQKLPLETNKNVSGVAGLALLEKSDYQGGFEIEIDKRIKPGSGIGSSAASSAGAVWAMNELLGKPFSNLELVQFAMQGEKLASDVAHADNVAPAIYGGFTLVRSYDPLDIISIPTPSELFATVIHPQIEIKTSDSRKILKTNITLEKGIQQWGNVGGLIAGLFKNDYNLIGRSLEDSIVEPIRSILIPGFDDIKSNALDVGALGCGISGSGPSIFALSKGENTAQKVAGSMKETYGNIGIPFDIHVSKVNTKGVKRIA, from the coding sequence ATGGAAGAAATAAAGGTTTTTTGTCCGGCAACTATCGCCAATGTCTCCTGTGGTTTTGATGTCCTTGGACTCGCATTGGATTCTGTGGGTGATGAAATGATAGTCCGAAAAACATCGGAAAAAGGAATAACAATCACCAAAATTTTAGGTCAGAAACTACCATTGGAAACCAACAAAAATGTTTCTGGCGTAGCTGGTTTAGCACTATTGGAAAAAAGTGATTATCAAGGAGGTTTTGAAATTGAAATAGATAAAAGAATTAAACCAGGTAGTGGAATAGGAAGTAGCGCGGCTAGCTCTGCTGGAGCAGTATGGGCAATGAATGAATTGTTGGGAAAACCCTTTTCCAACCTGGAACTAGTTCAATTTGCCATGCAAGGCGAAAAACTGGCCAGTGATGTGGCCCATGCAGACAATGTAGCTCCTGCTATATATGGTGGATTTACTTTGGTAAGAAGTTATGACCCTTTGGACATTATATCCATTCCTACCCCAAGTGAACTTTTTGCAACTGTAATCCATCCACAGATTGAAATTAAAACCTCTGATTCCAGAAAGATTTTAAAAACGAATATAACCCTTGAAAAAGGCATACAACAATGGGGCAACGTAGGCGGTCTTATTGCTGGGCTTTTTAAAAATGATTATAACTTAATAGGTCGTTCTTTAGAAGATTCCATTGTAGAGCCCATTCGGTCAATATTGATTCCTGGTTTTGATGACATAAAATCCAACGCACTGGATGTTGGCGCTTTAGGGTGCGGTATTTCTGGTTCTGGCCCTTCCATTTTTGCTTTGAGCAAAGGAGAGAATACGGCACAAAAAGTAGCTGGGTCCATGAAAGAAACCTATGGGAATATTGGAATTCCTTTTGACATTCATGTTTCCAAAGTCAATACAAAAGGTGTAAAAAGAATAGCATAA